In Nostoc sphaeroides, the genomic window TCAACCAAGTTCGGCTCAAGTCAGCAGCCCAGCCGATGCTTTTCCCAGTAATAATACAACTGACCAAAATACTGATCCCTTCTCCCGTTCCAACTCAGACAATTTCAACATGTTTGATCTGATTCATCGGGCAAATTTTGGGACTCTCAACTGGAATTCTGACCAACAGAACGAACAACTAGACTCAGCCGCAGCAGCCTTTAAAGCAAGGCAAGAAAAACTAATTCGAGGTGAACAGCAAGCAGATCCCAGTTCGCCAGTGGTTATACCACAATCGGTTACACCATCAGTTACACCAGCATCAGGTAACTGAATTCCAACAAAGAACCCCAAGCCTGTAGTAGTCTGTCCCATTAATTTTGCGGGGTTGTAGAGACGCGAAATTTCGCGTCTCTACAGGGTTTTGGTAACAAACTAATCAATCAGAATTAATGAGACAGAGCAGTAGTACAATGTCTAAGCTAATTTTGAGGGTTTGTAGTAAGCACTTCAGTGCTTAGAAAATAAGGACTAAAGTCCTCACTACGAACTTATTGACCCATCAATTTAAACTTGACAGACTATTAGGGCTTGGGGCTGAGACTATTTAAAAAATCCTTAGTTATCAGGTCAAAAAACTACAGCCCAAGTGCAGCTAAAACATCGCTAGCATGGGTAGTGGTATTTACACTAGTGTCAACATGGGTAATTTTGCCGTTGGGGTCAATTACGTAGGTGACGCGCTTGGCATAACCGCCGCCATCCACATCAAAAGCTGTGATGAGGGATTTGTCGGTGTCAGCCAGTAGGGGAAAATTCAAATCATATTTTTGGGTGAATGCCTGATGGGAGACTTCATCATCAGCACTGACTCCCAAGATGACAATATCTTTACTTTGATATTGAGACTGGGCATCCCGAAAACTACAGGCTTGTTTGGTGCAACCTGGCGTGTCATCTTTGGGGTAGAAATACAAAACGACCGTCTTGCCGGCAAAATCAGATAGCGAGACTGTGTTGCCCTTTGTATCTTTAGCGGTAAATGCAGGTGCATCCGTACCAACTGCTAGAGGCATAATTAACTTTTCCTGTTTCAGATTGTTGATGCACTTGAAATTTTACATTAATTTATAATCATTAAATATAATTACTAAAAAATAGCATAACTATACTTTTGTTAAGCAATTTTTGGTTAAATGAGGTAGTTGGTACAAGCAAAAATATATTCTTACATTAATCTTTATCAGAAGAAAAATTACTACCCATACCCAATGCCTGCTGTTGATTCCCAAAACCCAAATATTTTTGTCTATCCTCAAAGCACAGTAGATAGAGCCGAGCGATCGCTACTGTGTTCGCCCTTCAATTTATCTTTATTTGAAGTCATGGGACAAAGAAGTGTGTCATTAACTGCGATCGCCTTAGAAAATGGCCTCAAGCAGGGCTATACTAAACGCCCTTTATCAGAATTAGCCTGTGACAACGCCTTGGGCTGGCTGATCCAAGTGGGTGTATTACGGCGAGAAGTCGATGGTCAGGGAATTACAGATAGTTATCGCCTGACTCCCTTGGGTCGCCAGTTGGTAGAACAATATCAGGGAAAAAATTGGCGGACACCTTCATGGCGCGATCGTTTAGCCGATGCTGTGATTCGTTGGTTGCGGATACCTTTTTAGAATAAAAAACTAAAAAGTTAGGATTAGGGAATCAAAGGGAACAATATATACGGAAACGTCACATCATAATGAAGTCTTTACGATAATCATCTAAGTAATTGAAATTTATGATGGTGCTAGTAAAGAGATGAGGTACAGAAGAAGGGTGCTGCTCTTGTAAGGGGGATAAATTATACAGAAATTCTCCTCCTGTTCCCTGCTCCCTGATCTCCTGTTTTTTAACTGATGGACGAATTGCCATATAATTGTTCACTCCTAAAAATTCACTCTGTATCCTGAAAAACTAACGAATAACAACTATGAAATCAATTATGGTGGTGGGGACAACATCCCATGCAGGGAAATCACTTTTAACTACAGCTATTTGTCGCATTCTGTCGCGGCGTGGCTGGCGAGTGGCTCCCTTTAAAGGTCAAAATATGGCTTTAAATGCTTATGTCACTGCCAATGGTGGAGAAATTGGCTATGCCCAAGCAGTGCAAGCTTGGGCGGCGGGAGTAGTGCCTTGGGTAGAAATGAACCCTATTTTACTCAAACCCCAAGGGGATATGACTTCCCAAGTAATTATTAAAGGTAGGTCTGTTGGTAAAGTAAGTGCCTCAGATTACTACGAGCAATATTTTGAC contains:
- a CDS encoding Npun_F0494 family protein yields the protein MPAVDSQNPNIFVYPQSTVDRAERSLLCSPFNLSLFEVMGQRSVSLTAIALENGLKQGYTKRPLSELACDNALGWLIQVGVLRREVDGQGITDSYRLTPLGRQLVEQYQGKNWRTPSWRDRLADAVIRWLRIPF
- a CDS encoding peroxiredoxin, whose protein sequence is MPLAVGTDAPAFTAKDTKGNTVSLSDFAGKTVVLYFYPKDDTPGCTKQACSFRDAQSQYQSKDIVILGVSADDEVSHQAFTQKYDLNFPLLADTDKSLITAFDVDGGGYAKRVTYVIDPNGKITHVDTSVNTTTHASDVLAALGL